The following are encoded in a window of Impatiens glandulifera chromosome 5, dImpGla2.1, whole genome shotgun sequence genomic DNA:
- the LOC124939876 gene encoding dephospho-CoA kinase-like: protein MRIVGLTGGIASGKSTVSNLFKSHGIPVVDADLVARDVLKKDTGGWRKVVAAFGEEILQNNGEVDRIKLGQIVFSDTSKRQLLNKLLAPYISYGIFSEMLKLWVKGHKVIVLDIPLLFEVKMDKWTKPIIVVWVDPDTQLKRLMARDGTSSVEDASNRINAQMPLDLKKSKADIVIDNNGSQEELQRSFQKVLALVAKPLTWKEFALSRQGAFLAFVSIFVVVLTSKMFFK, encoded by the exons ATGAGGATAGTGGGACTTACCGGTGGGATCGCTTCTGGGAAAAGTACGGTCTCTAATCTTTTCAAGTCACACGGTATCCCCGTCGTCGACGCTGATCTCGTCGCCCGC GATGTTTTAAAAAAAGACACTGGTGGTTGGAGAAAGGTAGTTGCAGCATTTGGTGAGGAAATCTTGCAAAACAATGGAGAAGTTGATAGAATAAAGCTTGGTCAAATTGTTTTTTCTGATACTTCCAAACGTCAGCTTCTTAACAA GTTACTTGCACCATATATTTCATATGGTATATTCTCTGAAATGTTGAAGCTATGGGTGAAGGGGCATAAAGTTATTGTTCTCGACATTCCTCTACTGTTTGAGGTTAAGATGGATAAATGGACAAAACCGATAATTGTGGTGTGGGTTGATCCCGATACACAACTAAAGCGTCTCATGGCTAGGGACGGAACGTCATCTGTGGAAGATGCATCGAACAGGATCAATGCTCAAATGCCTCTGGATTTGAAGAAGAGTAAGGCAGACATAGTGATTGATAATAATGGGTCTCAAGAAGAATTGCAGAGATCCTTCCAAAAGGTACTTGCCCTGGTTGCCAAACCCTTAACCTGGAAAGAATTTGCCCTTTCAAGACAGGGTGCTTTTCTTGCATTTGTTTCCATTTTCGTTGTTGTGCTCACATCCAAGATGTTCTTTAAATAG
- the LOC124938763 gene encoding 60S ribosomal protein L18-3-like, translated as MGIDLKAGGKSKKTKRTAPKSQDIYLKLIVKLYRFLVRRTGSKFNAVILKRLFMSKINKAPISLSKLVKFTEGKENKIAVVVGTITNDIRLSEDVPALKVTALRFTELARARIEKAGGECLTFDQLALRAPLGQNTVLLRGPKDSREAVKHFGKAPGVPDSNTKPYVRSKGRKFEKARGRRKSRGFRV; from the exons ATG GGAATCGATTTGAAAGCTGGTGGAAAGAGCAAGAAGACCAAGCGAACCGCTCCTAAATCACAGGATATATATCTTAAGCTCATCGTCAAG TTATACCGTTTCCTTGTACGGAGAACTGGAAGCAAGTTCAATGCCGTCATCTTGAAGCGGCTTTTTATGAGCAAAATTAATAAGGCTCCTATTTCCCTTTCCAAACTTGTCAAGTTTACTGAAGGAAAG GAGAACAAGATTGCTGTCGTCGTTGGAACCATAACTAATGATATCAGATTGAGTGAAGATGTTCCTGCTTTGAAGGTTACAGCTTTAAGGTTTACTGAGTTAGCTAGAGCAAGAATTGAGAAGGCTGGTGGTGAATGTCTTACATTTGATCAGCTCGCTCTAAGAGCTCCTCTTGGACAAAACACG GTGCTTTTGAGAGGTCCGAAGGATTCTCGAGAAGCAGTGAAACATTTTGGAAAAGCTCCCGGTGTGCCCGACAGTAACACTAAGCCTTATGTTCGATCGAAAGGAAGGAAATTCGAAAAGGCTAGAGGAAGAAGGAAGAGCAGGGGTTTCAGGGTCTAA